A genomic window from Brachyspira sp. SAP_772 includes:
- the secG gene encoding preprotein translocase subunit SecG, whose product MNALLTLGIIVYSIICVLLLLLIIIQGGKAEGLFSSAQANVLGSQRGNALTKATTILSTIFIVGALLISMAISTQKTAFDQTTPANVPTTQPAPQQVPTNNALQDTNLNTNN is encoded by the coding sequence ATGAATGCTTTACTTACTTTAGGAATAATCGTTTATTCAATAATCTGTGTACTACTACTTTTACTTATCATAATACAAGGCGGTAAAGCAGAAGGTTTATTTTCTAGTGCACAAGCAAATGTACTTGGAAGCCAAAGAGGAAATGCTTTAACTAAAGCAACTACTATCTTATCTACAATATTTATCGTAGGAGCTTTACTTATATCTATGGCTATAAGCACTCAAAAAACTGCTTTCGACCAAACAACTCCTGCTAATGTGCCAACAACACAACCAGCACCGCAGCAAGTACCAACAAATAATGCTTTACAAGACACTAACTTAAATACTAATAATTAA